The genomic stretch GGGAAATCATGGGTCTTAACATTACAGAGCCATTTGATACATTCCTTGGTGGATTTCCAGAAGAAATTTTGACTAAAATCGAAGAATTTTCAGGACGTAAAGTCATTCGTGAAGCTAACAAACCATACTCAGGTACAGCTGTTATCGATGATTTTGGTCCACGTCAAATGGAAACTGGCGAATTGATTATCTACACATCAGCTGACCCAGTGCTTCAAATTGCTGCCCACGAAGACGTTATTCCAGTAGAAGAACTTTACAAAATCTGTGAATACGCCCGTTCAATCACTCAAGAACGTCCAGCTCTTCTTGGTCGTATTATTGCTCGTCCATACGTTGGTGAACCAGGTAACTTTACGCGTACAGCTAACCGTCGTGACTACGCTTTGTCACCATTTGGACCAACTGTTCTTAACAAATTAGCTGACGCTGGTGTACCAACTTACGGTGTTGGTAAAATCAACGACATCTTCAATGGTTCAGGTATCACAAATGATATGGGTCACAACAAATCAAACATGCACGGTGTTGATACTTTGCTTAAAACAATGCAGTTACCTGAATTCACAAAAGGTTTGTCATTTACAAACCTAGTGGACTTCGACGCGATGTATGGTCACCGTCGTAACGCTGCTGGCTACCGTGATTGCCTTGAAGATTTCGACAAACGCATGCCTGAAATCTTGGAAAACATGAAAGAAGACGACCTTCTTTTGATTACGGCTGACCACGGTAATGACCCAACTTACACAGGTACAGACCACACACGTGAATATATCCCATTGTTGGCTTACAGCCCAGCCTTCAAAGGCAATGGTGTCTTGCCAGTCGGACACTTCGCTGATATTTCAGCAACAATCGCCGAAAACTTTGGCGTTGAAAAAGCAATGATTGGTCAATCATTCTTAGATAAATTAGTATAAGAGGTAATACATGTCTACAATTATTGAAAAAATTGAAGAAGCACGTCAGTTTTTAGTCTCACAAGCTTGTGATGCTCCAGAATTTGGACTTATCCTAGGTTCAGGTCTTGGTGAACTTGCCGAAGAAATCGAAAATGCTGTTGTCATCCCTTACGAAAAAATCCCAAACTGGGGTAAATCAACAGTAGCAGGTCACGCAGGTCAATTGGTTTATGGTGACCTTGGTGGTCACAAAGTTCTTGCTCTTCAAGGACGTTTCCACTTCTACGAAGGAAATCCAATGGAATTGGTAACTTTCCCAGTGCGCGTGATGAAAGCCCTTGGTTGTAAAGGACTTATCGTGACAAATGCCGCTGGTGGTATCGGCTTTGGTCCTGGTACTTTGATGGCTATCTCAGACCACATCAACATGACAGGTCAAAACCCATTGATTGGGGCTAACCTTGATGACTTCGGACCACGTTTCCCAGATATGTCAGATGCTTATACAGCAGACTACCGTGCCATTGCTCACAAAGTTGCTGAAAAAATCGGTATCAAACTTGACGAAGGGGTTTACCTTGGTGTGTCAGGTCCTTGTTATGAAACACCTGCAGAAATCCGCGCCTTCCAAACACTTGGTGCAGATGCCGTTGGTATGTCAACAGTTCCAGAAGTTATCGTTGCCGCTCATTCAGGTTTGAAAGTTTTGGGAATTTCTGCAATCACAAACCACGCAGCAGGTTTCCAAAGCTCACTTAACCACGAAGAAGTCGTAGCAGTAACTCAACAAATCAAAGAAGACTTCAAGACACTCGTTAAAGCTGTTTTAGCAGAACTATAATTAGACACATTAGTATTTATTACTAAAAAACGATGACAACATCAGATAAAAATCATGACTGGTCGTATAAATGGCGCTTTTTGTCAGCATTAGTGCTGACAGCAGTCGTCGCAGGTCTTGGTGGCATTCTACTTCATGAATTTTTAGAAGTCGTTGAGAAAGTAGTTTTAGGCCATGGTGAAAAGGCAAAGGTTCAAGCTGTTTCACAAAGACAGTTTATCTTAATTGTGCTAGCAGGTTGTATTTCAGCAGCAATCTGGTATGTCCTGCAGCGCAAGAATCGTCAGATTATCTCTGTTAAAGCTCAGATAAAAGCTGAGACCGTAGAGGCGGAACGCC from Streptococcus ruminicola encodes the following:
- a CDS encoding phosphopentomutase, with translation MSTFNRIHLVVLDSVGIGAAPDANNFVNAGVPDGASDTLGHISKTVGLNVPNMAKIGLGNIPRETPLKTVPAEAKPTGYATKLEEVSLGKDTMTGHWEIMGLNITEPFDTFLGGFPEEILTKIEEFSGRKVIREANKPYSGTAVIDDFGPRQMETGELIIYTSADPVLQIAAHEDVIPVEELYKICEYARSITQERPALLGRIIARPYVGEPGNFTRTANRRDYALSPFGPTVLNKLADAGVPTYGVGKINDIFNGSGITNDMGHNKSNMHGVDTLLKTMQLPEFTKGLSFTNLVDFDAMYGHRRNAAGYRDCLEDFDKRMPEILENMKEDDLLLITADHGNDPTYTGTDHTREYIPLLAYSPAFKGNGVLPVGHFADISATIAENFGVEKAMIGQSFLDKLV
- a CDS encoding purine-nucleoside phosphorylase; its protein translation is MSTIIEKIEEARQFLVSQACDAPEFGLILGSGLGELAEEIENAVVIPYEKIPNWGKSTVAGHAGQLVYGDLGGHKVLALQGRFHFYEGNPMELVTFPVRVMKALGCKGLIVTNAAGGIGFGPGTLMAISDHINMTGQNPLIGANLDDFGPRFPDMSDAYTADYRAIAHKVAEKIGIKLDEGVYLGVSGPCYETPAEIRAFQTLGADAVGMSTVPEVIVAAHSGLKVLGISAITNHAAGFQSSLNHEEVVAVTQQIKEDFKTLVKAVLAEL